GCACCATCGAGCCGCGCAAGAACCTCGCCACCCTGCTCGAGGCGTGGGCGATGATGCGCGACCGGCCCGACCTGGTCATCGTCGGCGGGTGGGGTTGGCGGTACGAACCGATCCGCGAACGGATGGGACGACTGGGCCCCCGGCTGCATCACCTCGACGGGCTCGACCCGGCCGAGCTGCCGGCCGTCTACAACCTGGCGCGGGTGCTGGCGCACCCGGCCTGGTACGAGGGTTTCGGCCTGCCGCCGTTGGAGGCGATGGCGTGCGGCACGCCCGTGGTGGTGTCGGATCGATCGAGCCTGCCGGAGGTGGTCGCGGATGCGGGGCTGACAGTCGCCGCGGACGATCCGGACGCATGGCGAAAGGCGCTGGAGAAGGTGGTCGGAGACACCGAGGTGGCGTCCGACCTGCGGCGACGGGGGATCCTGCGCGCCGCACAGTTCAGCTGGCCGCGCGCAGCAGACCTCACCTGGCGCGCCATCGACACGGCTGTCCAGCGCCGGACGCCCGCCGGGCGCACGTCCGGCTAGAGGACCTCCCTGATCACCTCGGCGACGCCGGCCGCGCAGCGCTCCCAGGTGTACGTGGCGGCGCGGGCGCGGGCGGCTCGGGCCAGCCTCGTGCGCAGCTTCTCGTCGCCGAGCGCGACCGCCAGCACTCCGGCCAGCTGCTCTGAATCCGCCGCGTCCTGGAAGTAGAGGGCGGCCTCGCCGCCGACCTCGGGCAGGGATGAGGTTTTGGCGGCCACCACCACCTTGCCGCGCGCCATCGCCTCCAGGACCGGCAGACCGAACCCCTCGTACAGGCTCGGTGCGAGCACGGCCTCGGCGCGCTTGTAGAGCAGCTCCAACGTGGGTTGGTCGACCTGGCCCAGCACCCGGCAGCGCGGTGACTCCCGCAACTTGGCCGCCATCACCGGGTCGCGTTCCGGCCCCGCGACGGCGAGGGTGAGGCCGTCCAGGCGTTCGACTGCCGCCAGGGCGGTCGCCTGGTTCTTGCGCGCTTCGATGCGGCCGACCTGCAGGACGAACCTGCCGTCCAGCCCAAGCTCGGCCAGGCGCGAGGCCGGCGCCACCTCCGACGAGCGCCTGCCGGCGCCGGGCGGCACGACGCGAATCCGCTCGGGGGCGACTCCATAGAGCGAGACGAGGTCCGCTTTGGTCGATTCGGAGACCGCGATCAGAAGCGGGCAGCGCAGCGCCGCCCAGCGCGTGCTCAGCCGGAGGTACAGGCGGTCGGCGGACGAGTAGGCCTCGGGATGGCGCTCGAAAGCCAGGTCGTGGACGACGGTCACCATCTTTCCGGGCCAGGCGAATGGGACGGCGTGGGCGGGGACGAACAGAAGGTCGGGGCGGTGGCGGGCGAGGGCGAACGGGAGGCGGACCTGCGACCACAGCCTGCGGAAGGGGAGCACCATGAGGTCGACGCCGAGGTCCGCGCGCGGGCGCGAGGCGTAGAACCGCCACTGCAGCTCGGGCGCCGCCGCGCCCAGGCGCGAGCAGACCTCTCGCGTGTACACCTCGGTCCCGGTGGCGACCGCGCGCGTCGCCGGATTGATATCGACCGCGACCGTCTTCTTAACCTGCAGTTGTGACCCCCATCGCCGGCACGACCTTAAGCTATCGACAGTGCGGAGCACGATGGGGCAAGTCGCGGCGGGATTGCTCCTCCTGCTTGCGTGCGGCTACCTCCTCCAGGTGAACGACTCCGCGCGGCCGCCCTCCGACTCGCCGCCGGCGACGCCGGCGCCGGCATTGGTGGCCAGGGTTGCCGACGCCGGCGATCCCAGCTCGGGCCGCGACTACTTCGTTTCACGGTCGCAATCGGAGGTCATCCCCTTGGGCCGGCAAAACGTCGACCTGCCCATCCTCATGTATCACTACATCCGCCAGCCGCCGGCGCCGAGAGGTGACTGGATGGGCTTCAAGCTGTCGGTGTCTCCGGCCGACTTCCACGCGCAGATGGATTGGCTTGGCGCCAACGGGTACCACCCCGTCGACTTCAACGACCTCCGCGCGTACTTTTCGGGCCGGCAGCCGCTGCCCAGCAAGCCGATCGTGATCACGTTCGACGACGGCTACGCGGACCTGTTCACCACCGCCTATCCAATCCTGCTGGCACATCGATTCAAGGCCGTCGCATACATCGTCAGCGCGTTCGTCGGCCAGTCTCGTTATGTCAGCGCCGCCCAGGTCGTCCAGATGGATCGCGCCGGGATCGAGATCGCATCGCACACGGTCGACCACGCCAACCTGGCGCGCTCGTCGCCGCCCTCGATCATGCGCGAACTCCTCGATTCGAAGAGGTGGCTCGAGCAGGAGTTGGGCCACCCGGTGCTCGACTTCGCGTACCCGTCTGGCAAGTTCAACGCGCAGGTCGTCGCCGACGTCCGGCTCGCCGGCTACGACACGGCCGTGACGACGCAGTCCTCGACCAGCCACAGCCTGGCCGACCGGTACACATGGGCGCGAGTGCGGGTCGGGGGCGGCGAGTCGCTGACGGAGTTCATTCAAAATCTGGGACCGGTCATGAAGGCCGACCGAATCACTGTCGTGGACGTCAGGACGCCAGCTCTCGGTCCGCCCACCCTTGCGGCGCCGTTCCCCCTGATGCTGCCGCAGTAGTTGGCGCGGGAGACCAGGGTCCTGGGCGTCCGGGTGGACTGCCTCGACATGGGAGCTGCTCTCGGACGTATCGACTCGCTCGTGGAAGGCGGCGGGCGCCATCTCGTGGCGACGGTGAACCCCGAGTTCGTCATGCGTGCCCACGCCGATCGCGAGTTCGCTCGGGTGCTCGAGTCCGCTGACCTTTGCCTGGCCGATGGCATCGGCGTGGTCTGGGCCGCACGGCGGCAGGGCTGCGAGATGAGCGAACCCGTCACCGGAGTCGATCTGATCCCACCCCTCGCCGCCACCTGCGCCCGACGCGGCTACCGGCTCTTCCTGCTCGGTGCGGCCCCCGGCGTCGCCGCTGAGCTCGCGACCCTGTTGAAGGCGCAGCACCCCGGCCTTGATGTCGCGGCCCACTCGGGCTCGCCCGATCCCGCATCGGACACCGAGACGTTGGCTTTGATCCACGCCCACCACGCGCAGGTGCTGCTCGTCGCCTACGGCGCACCCAAGCAGGAGCTCTGGATCGATCGCCTGCAGGAAAAGCTGGGCGTCGCCGTCGCGATCGGAGTCGGCGGCGCCTTCGATTACCTGACCGGACGCGTCCCGCGCGCGCCCGCGTGGATGCGAAGCGCGGGGTTGGAGTGGCTGCACCGGCTCGTCCACCAGCCGTGGCGGATCCGCCGAATGGCCGTCCTGCCGGCGTATGCGTTCAAGGTCGTTCGGAGCGGCCGGCCCATATGATGGCGAGCCGTGGCCAGTGTTCCCTCGCCGCGACTCAGCGTCGTGATCCCCTGCTACAACGAGGAGCAGCGCCTGCCGCGCACCATCGAGCGGATCGAGCGCTATCTCGGCGGCAGGGGAACTTCGTACGAGCTGATCCTGGTCGACGACGGCAGTACTGACGGCACCCGCCTGGTGATGGATGCCGCCGCCGGGCGGCAGGACTCGGTG
Above is a window of bacterium DNA encoding:
- a CDS encoding glycosyltransferase, producing the protein MGAALGRIDSLVEGGGRHLVATVNPEFVMRAHADREFARVLESADLCLADGIGVVWAARRQGCEMSEPVTGVDLIPPLAATCARRGYRLFLLGAAPGVAAELATLLKAQHPGLDVAAHSGSPDPASDTETLALIHAHHAQVLLVAYGAPKQELWIDRLQEKLGVAVAIGVGGAFDYLTGRVPRAPAWMRSAGLEWLHRLVHQPWRIRRMAVLPAYAFKVVRSGRPI
- a CDS encoding glycosyltransferase family 1 protein; amino-acid sequence: MLRTVDSLRSCRRWGSQLQVKKTVAVDINPATRAVATGTEVYTREVCSRLGAAAPELQWRFYASRPRADLGVDLMVLPFRRLWSQVRLPFALARHRPDLLFVPAHAVPFAWPGKMVTVVHDLAFERHPEAYSSADRLYLRLSTRWAALRCPLLIAVSESTKADLVSLYGVAPERIRVVPPGAGRRSSEVAPASRLAELGLDGRFVLQVGRIEARKNQATALAAVERLDGLTLAVAGPERDPVMAAKLRESPRCRVLGQVDQPTLELLYKRAEAVLAPSLYEGFGLPVLEAMARGKVVVAAKTSSLPEVGGEAALYFQDAADSEQLAGVLAVALGDEKLRTRLARAARARAATYTWERCAAGVAEVIREVL
- a CDS encoding polysaccharide deacetylase family protein — protein: MGQVAAGLLLLLACGYLLQVNDSARPPSDSPPATPAPALVARVADAGDPSSGRDYFVSRSQSEVIPLGRQNVDLPILMYHYIRQPPAPRGDWMGFKLSVSPADFHAQMDWLGANGYHPVDFNDLRAYFSGRQPLPSKPIVITFDDGYADLFTTAYPILLAHRFKAVAYIVSAFVGQSRYVSAAQVVQMDRAGIEIASHTVDHANLARSSPPSIMRELLDSKRWLEQELGHPVLDFAYPSGKFNAQVVADVRLAGYDTAVTTQSSTSHSLADRYTWARVRVGGGESLTEFIQNLGPVMKADRITVVDVRTPALGPPTLAAPFPLMLPQ